One region of Xylanimonas ulmi genomic DNA includes:
- a CDS encoding ABC transporter ATP-binding protein yields MTMLHSQPRVDVDQVVAVDGVSVTFRGKRTSTQALGEVDLTVRRGEFVSIVGPSGCGKSTLLKVVAGLVRPTTGSVLLHGEQVLGPRQDIGYVFQRAALLDWRTAEGNILLQAEMRGMDMAAARRRCAELIEITGLSGFERAMPHELSGGMQQRVSLCRALLHEPDVLLMDEPFGALDALTRERMNVELHRVCRETGVTVLLVTHSVPEAVYLGHRVLAMGPRPGRVIEELTVDIPGERDYATTLTTPEFQRVSGRVRALLGSPQGGD; encoded by the coding sequence ATGACGATGCTGCATTCCCAGCCCCGCGTCGACGTCGATCAGGTCGTCGCCGTCGACGGCGTGTCCGTGACGTTCCGCGGCAAGCGCACCTCGACCCAAGCGCTCGGTGAGGTCGACCTCACCGTCCGCCGCGGCGAGTTCGTCTCGATCGTCGGCCCGTCAGGGTGCGGCAAGTCGACGCTCCTCAAAGTCGTCGCCGGACTCGTCCGCCCGACGACCGGGTCCGTGCTGCTGCACGGTGAGCAGGTCCTGGGACCACGCCAGGACATCGGCTACGTGTTCCAGCGCGCGGCGCTCCTGGACTGGCGCACCGCCGAGGGCAACATCCTGCTCCAGGCCGAGATGCGTGGCATGGACATGGCCGCGGCCCGACGGCGGTGCGCCGAGCTGATCGAGATCACCGGCCTGAGCGGGTTCGAGAGGGCCATGCCGCACGAGCTGTCGGGCGGGATGCAGCAGCGCGTGTCGTTGTGCCGCGCGCTGCTGCATGAGCCCGACGTGCTGCTGATGGACGAGCCGTTCGGCGCGCTCGACGCCCTGACCCGAGAGCGCATGAACGTCGAGTTGCACCGGGTCTGCCGCGAGACGGGCGTCACGGTGCTCCTGGTGACCCACTCGGTGCCCGAGGCGGTCTACCTGGGCCATCGCGTCCTCGCGATGGGGCCGCGTCCCGGACGGGTCATCGAGGAGCTCACCGTCGACATCCCCGGCGAGCGCGACTACGCCACGACGCTGACCACGCCCGAGTTCCAGCGCGTCTCCGGCCGGGTCCGTGCCCTGCTCGGGTCACCGCAGGGAGGGGACTGA
- a CDS encoding 3-ketoacyl-ACP reductase, protein MPRVALVTGGARGIGLGISRRLVRDGYAVSILATRDEPAAVLDELRDLAGDGALVRYVRGSVADVADHGRYLDDAVTAWGRLDVLVNNAGVAPRVRADLLDATPEEFDHVLGVNLRGPYFLTQAFARRVLALRGEVAPTERPAPIERPAAAIVNVSSLSATTVSTNRGEYCVSKAGVAMATQLWAVRLAREGIVVHEVRPGIIATDMTAGVSERYDAYLAGGHVPIARWGEPADVAAAVSMLAAGATPYSTGEVFHVDGGLHVPVL, encoded by the coding sequence ATGCCGCGGGTCGCCCTCGTGACGGGCGGCGCTCGCGGCATCGGGCTGGGGATCAGCCGCCGACTGGTGCGGGACGGGTACGCGGTGTCGATCCTCGCGACGCGTGACGAGCCGGCCGCGGTGCTGGACGAGCTGCGCGACCTCGCCGGCGACGGCGCGCTCGTGCGCTACGTGCGCGGGTCGGTCGCGGACGTGGCCGACCACGGCCGGTACCTCGACGACGCGGTCACCGCCTGGGGGCGGCTCGACGTGCTGGTCAACAACGCGGGCGTGGCGCCGCGCGTGCGCGCCGACCTGCTCGACGCCACGCCCGAGGAGTTCGACCACGTGCTCGGGGTCAACCTGCGCGGGCCGTACTTCCTCACGCAGGCGTTCGCGCGGCGGGTCCTCGCGCTGCGCGGCGAGGTGGCACCCACCGAACGGCCCGCGCCCATAGAACGGCCCGCGGCGGCCATCGTGAACGTCTCCTCGCTGTCGGCCACGACGGTGTCGACCAACCGGGGCGAGTACTGCGTCTCCAAGGCGGGCGTCGCGATGGCCACGCAACTGTGGGCGGTCCGGCTCGCGCGCGAGGGCATCGTGGTCCACGAGGTGCGCCCAGGGATCATCGCGACCGACATGACGGCCGGCGTGAGCGAGCGATACGACGCCTACCTCGCGGGCGGCCACGTGCCGATCGCGCGGTGGGGCGAGCCCGCCGACGTCGCCGCGGCGGTGTCGATGCTCGCCGCGGGCGCCACGCCGTACTCGACGGGAGAGGTCTTCCACGTCGACGGCGGCCTGCACGTGCCGGTCCTGTGA
- a CDS encoding FAD-dependent oxidoreductase, which translates to MRVAGLDVPVVTASAVVVGTGSAGYCAAARLAQLGMRDVVMVADKVNAGASRNAGSDKQTYYKLTLSGGEPDSVREMAQTLFAGGAMDGDNALAEAALSARAFLHLVDLGVPFPQNRFGEFVGYKTDHDPRQRATSVGPYTSRTMVERLEARVRADGARVLDRCRVVDVVTAPDDAGGRRVVGLLVLRTDVPHDGAASPWLLLRCASLVYATGGPAGMYATRVFPNGQWGAAGAALRAGVRGKNLTEWQFGLASTHPRWNVSGTYMQVLPRFVSTDADGGDEREFLTEAIDDYGRLLSLVFLKGYQWPFDVRKARDGSSLIDLLVYRETVLRGRRVFLDFRRNPVRERLDPSALSAEARDYLDRAGVLFGTPVERLRRMNDPAYRFYLERNPYLDLERDLLEVDVCAQHNNGGLVVDAWWQSNVAGLFPVGEAAGAHGVYRPGGAALNSGQVGAMRAAQFIAARRAGGAVVGDAGVGGADRAGVLDDGAFAAASSSTLAAAQALTEAATARAAAGTPDNTGDLLREVQRLMSAKAGPVRSERSIREALDQVRDWLAGYGETVSADGGSRRSVDRVFLVRDILTSAYVYLSAMADYLAHGGRSRGSVLYTDAMGGLPRVGHGPHARDELDLPEAFRLTLDDGALDDQVQEVALTPGEGAGEVTFTWRARRPIPEGGDFFENVWREFREHGNVW; encoded by the coding sequence ATGCGCGTCGCCGGGCTGGACGTCCCCGTGGTGACCGCGAGCGCCGTCGTCGTCGGCACGGGGTCGGCGGGGTATTGCGCGGCGGCGCGCCTGGCGCAGCTCGGGATGCGCGACGTCGTCATGGTGGCCGACAAGGTCAACGCGGGCGCGAGCCGCAACGCGGGCTCGGACAAGCAGACCTACTACAAGCTCACGCTCTCGGGCGGTGAGCCGGACTCGGTGCGCGAGATGGCGCAGACGTTGTTCGCGGGCGGCGCGATGGACGGCGACAACGCGCTGGCCGAGGCGGCGCTGTCGGCGCGCGCGTTCCTCCACCTGGTGGACCTGGGGGTGCCGTTCCCGCAGAACCGGTTCGGGGAGTTCGTGGGGTACAAGACGGACCACGACCCGCGCCAGCGGGCGACGTCGGTCGGCCCCTACACCTCGCGCACCATGGTCGAGCGGCTGGAGGCCCGTGTGCGCGCCGACGGCGCCCGCGTGCTCGACCGGTGCCGCGTGGTCGACGTGGTCACCGCGCCCGACGATGCCGGCGGGCGCCGCGTCGTCGGGCTGCTGGTGCTGCGCACCGACGTTCCGCACGACGGCGCCGCGAGCCCTTGGCTGCTGCTGCGCTGCGCGAGCCTCGTCTATGCGACCGGCGGCCCCGCCGGGATGTACGCCACGCGCGTGTTCCCGAACGGCCAGTGGGGCGCCGCGGGCGCCGCGCTGCGGGCCGGGGTGCGCGGCAAGAACCTCACCGAGTGGCAGTTCGGGCTGGCCTCGACCCATCCACGCTGGAACGTGTCGGGGACCTACATGCAGGTGCTCCCCCGGTTCGTGTCGACCGACGCCGACGGCGGGGATGAGCGCGAGTTCCTCACCGAGGCGATCGACGACTACGGGCGCCTGCTCTCGCTGGTGTTCCTCAAGGGCTACCAGTGGCCGTTCGACGTCCGCAAGGCGCGCGACGGGTCCTCGCTCATCGACCTGCTCGTCTACCGCGAGACCGTGCTGCGCGGGCGGCGCGTGTTCCTCGACTTCCGCCGCAACCCTGTGCGCGAGCGCCTCGACCCGTCCGCGCTGAGCGCCGAGGCGCGGGACTACCTCGACCGCGCGGGGGTGCTGTTCGGCACACCCGTCGAGCGACTGCGGCGCATGAACGATCCCGCCTACCGGTTCTACCTGGAGCGCAACCCGTACCTCGACCTGGAGCGCGACCTGCTCGAGGTCGACGTGTGCGCGCAGCACAACAACGGCGGGCTCGTCGTCGACGCGTGGTGGCAGTCGAACGTCGCGGGGCTCTTCCCCGTGGGCGAGGCCGCCGGGGCGCACGGCGTCTACCGGCCGGGCGGCGCCGCGCTCAACTCCGGGCAGGTCGGCGCGATGCGGGCGGCGCAGTTCATCGCGGCCCGGCGTGCGGGCGGAGCGGTTGTCGGCGACGCCGGCGTCGGCGGTGCGGACCGCGCGGGGGTGCTCGACGACGGCGCGTTCGCGGCGGCGTCGTCGTCCACGCTGGCCGCGGCACAAGCGCTCACCGAGGCGGCGACCGCCCGCGCGGCCGCGGGGACGCCCGACAACACCGGCGACCTGCTGCGCGAGGTGCAGCGCCTCATGAGCGCCAAGGCCGGGCCGGTGCGCTCGGAGCGGTCCATCCGCGAGGCGCTGGACCAGGTGCGCGACTGGCTCGCCGGCTACGGCGAGACCGTGAGCGCGGACGGCGGATCACGCCGCTCGGTCGACCGCGTCTTCCTGGTGCGCGACATCCTCACCAGCGCGTACGTGTACCTGTCGGCGATGGCCGACTACCTCGCCCACGGCGGGCGCTCGCGCGGCTCGGTGCTCTACACCGACGCCATGGGAGGACTGCCGCGTGTCGGCCACGGGCCGCACGCGCGCGACGAACTCGACCTGCCCGAGGCGTTCCGCCTCACGCTCGACGACGGCGCCCTCGACGACCAGGTGCAGGAGGTCGCGCTCACGCCCGGCGAAGGGGCGGGCGAGGTGACGTTCACCTGGCGGGCGCGCCGGCCGATCCCCGAGGGCGGCGACTTCTTCGAGAACGTGTGGCGGGAGTTCCGCGAGCACGGGAACGTCTGGTGA
- a CDS encoding DUF6994 family protein has protein sequence MIRTRVQVSGFSHASADTNRRTGWPLGGTRETPRPLGATIARYASFLALFREFDGYVEHFLPHDLIQGVSQARLFVPCVPSTGLPCHETSASTVRSGDNSMALVQARNARIRRRGSDRGTCLRPLAQIVFAEVTRSIDGPFATVSGEDVEDVSDPGGSAAVRDAWVALRDAMRSVLDATTLPNADAWQTMSTGAVSSARRRAETTEDRDPDLTV, from the coding sequence TTGATCCGCACACGAGTGCAGGTCAGCGGCTTTTCGCATGCTTCGGCGGACACCAACCGAAGGACGGGGTGGCCCCTGGGCGGTACGCGGGAGACGCCGCGACCCCTTGGCGCCACGATCGCACGGTATGCCTCGTTCCTCGCGCTCTTCCGCGAGTTCGACGGGTACGTCGAGCACTTCCTGCCTCACGATCTCATCCAAGGTGTCTCGCAGGCCCGCCTCTTCGTACCGTGCGTGCCTTCGACCGGTCTGCCCTGCCACGAGACATCGGCGAGTACCGTGCGTTCCGGGGACAACTCGATGGCGTTGGTCCAGGCGCGCAACGCACGCATCCGCCGACGAGGAAGCGACCGCGGCACTTGTCTGCGGCCGCTGGCCCAGATCGTCTTCGCAGAGGTGACCCGCTCCATCGACGGGCCGTTCGCCACGGTCAGTGGCGAGGACGTGGAAGACGTCAGCGATCCGGGCGGCTCGGCCGCGGTCCGGGACGCGTGGGTCGCTCTGCGCGACGCCATGCGATCTGTGCTCGATGCCACGACGCTCCCGAACGCCGACGCATGGCAGACCATGTCTACCGGCGCAGTGTCGTCCGCGCGGCGGCGCGCGGAGACGACTGAGGACAGGGATCCAGATCTCACAGTCTGA